Below is a window of Colletes latitarsis isolate SP2378_abdomen chromosome 5, iyColLati1, whole genome shotgun sequence DNA.
TATTACGTTATTGTTTAAAGTAGTATGAAAATATTAGATTCCGTTGACTAAACAAATTCGTACTTACTTAAAGGTACATTCCATTAACTAAATAATCTGGATCATGGGCGTATGGTCCATGTCGTCTTCCGCGTCTTCGAACTACTTGCAAACGGCAAGCTATTAATGTAGCTGTAATAGCTGTTATTGTAAGTCCTAACGCCAACGATATAACCGCTCCTCTAGGTCTTAAAACTTCATTTTCATTTACTTGTTTCAAATGCTCTGCCATTAAAGTATTCCTACCATGCTCTCTGCTATGATCTTTAATAACTATCAAACTTTTATGTTCTGTATAAACGAAatacttaaataaaataattataaataaagtatGAATATCCTTTTTAATAGAAAGTAACGTTAGCAACATACCTTTTGATTCTTTTACTTGAATCTGATTCAAGTTCACGGCTTCATTTTTTAGTGTACtttgtttaatattattttgattAACTTCTTTTTCGTGAACTACATGTTCCTCTCCTTGCCGATTAACTTCTTCAATTTCTTGACCTTTTATTGGCGCATCTGTTTGTTCGTGCGATACCTAAACTTATACTGTATCAGCAGAACAATAAAATAGGGAAAGTCATAAAACAGAAATGAACTTACATCGCATGGAGGTGTAGTTGTACTAACGACGTTTTTGTCGGCTTCGTTAATCTGTTTCTGTTGTACATTCGGTATTGGAGACGGAGATGGAAAAACTTGAGTATTTTGCCATGGAACTCTATTTGGTGATACAAAGTGTGATGCATATGGATACCTTAAATCTAAGTATGTACCACTAACAgaaaatgtttaataattttaattattttaaaagttttaatattttatttactattaaatTACATTGCATTGAAATATCTTACGTGTCTGCTTCTTTTTCTCCAATTACACTAGATCCCTTGTGATTGAAAATATGCGACTGATCCTCTTAAAACACAAAATGCAATGTAAGTACATAATAACTATACTTATCTGTGATCATAGTTATGAACTACTTACGTTCATAAGGATTTAAATTGCTCTGTTCGTGAAAAGAGTTAACAGGATTGTAAATGTCTTTGTTTTGCTCGTACATAGGTTGATGATCCCATTGATATCTAGGAACTCCAAAACTTTTATATAATTGAGGTATTTCCATTTGTTGTGCTGGATATAAAAgaggttgttgttgttgttgtggtATCATTTGATGACCTAGATTAGGTAATTCCCACGGCTTAGGATTAACTTCTGGAACGCGGGCGTACAACGGAGCAAGGGATTTATGTTGATCAATCATttgttgatattttttaatatcaacaGGTAGTAGTGGTTGAGGTGGTTGAGGTCCTTGTATCATGGAAGGAGAAATTGTTGGTTTCTCTGTAGGACATACAAGGTCTGTTGCTGCTTCATCAGATCCATCTGCACATTGTGGGATACCATCACAGACATTATACACTGCTATACAATCTCCGGATGAACGACATTCGTATTGATTGCGACTACATGCTAATGTGTAAAATAATATGTTAGTACCTTTTTACACTATATTATTATACGATTATTCAATCAGTAAATACCTTGCTTAACAAGTGGTGGTGTAGTTGGTAATAATTTTGGAGTTACAGTTGCACTTAATTTTATAGGTGGTTCTGTGAAAGAATATTCTGCTTGTGCTGGGTCTGCCAATTTCCTATGCATAAGTTTTACCATTTTATTACAATCAAAAACATTAATACAACAATTACATACCTAAGAGATTTTAATTCATGTTCTTGTTGAGAAATTCGGATTTCTTCCTCCTGTTGTGTATTGCTTTGTGTATTATAATTGGTACGCACTGCACTACTGTAATTAGCATGACTGGTAAATTTACATTTAAAATTATGTAATGGCCCACATTGAAAAAGATAACAATTTCCAGGTTTCTGCATAACATACAATCAATTTATTATTAGTAGaatgtaaataataaaaagattAATATGAGATACAATGGTttttattaaacatttatttattttgcagTTAAACAAAAATTAAGTACATGATAAGAAATGTATTACAGAAGTGTAATTGTAttttatcaattaaatattttaaaatactgtAGTACATTGTATaagattttaattaaatacCATTTGAAATGTATGTCtagcaaaataaattattaaaatatatataccttttcctcgaaaataaacACGTCGCAACCCTCCGTACTACAACAAAAtttttgacattcgtccttAGAATCAACGTCGTTTTCGTTTAAATACTTAGCACCCATATCACGAGACTCGtatgttcgaataattttatcCCTGTGAATGACAAAGCTGTCGAGGCACATCTGATAATTGTTTCTAACGCCGacacgtttttcatttttctttgttAACGTTTCACCGGTTACACAGTAAAAGATtgtaaaaaaatggaaaaagatTTGCAAGGCTCTGTAAAACATCATGCTCTACGATTTACAAGTAAGAAAGTCGCGCATGCTTTCCGGAGTTCCAAGTTTAATCAATAACTACACGCATTATCTTATTAAAGTAGTAAACCGTCCAAGACAATCTGAAAATGCATTTATTAACAAACACTATTTGTATTTACAGTAAGAATAATCGTTTATTTTCTACGGTTCTTCGATTTTGTGGTTCtccgataaaaaatatttatacgttGCTCGGTGACCTTGAACAACCAAAATCTATCATTCTAGCTTCGTATATACAGTAATGCTTCGAAAGATGTTTCTTCTCGACCGTGAAGTTTGTTACGTTGTTATTTACATTACTTCCGAGAACTACTCGATACGAGTAACCCTTCGTATTGGAATTAAAACTGATTCTTCTCCTTTTCTTTTCACGCATTCTTACAGCCATACATTGTACCATTCATTACAATTTCCTTCATTTATAAATATTGCTTTTGTTCATAATAGCCTTTCAGATACTGTACGTGTAAtctaataaaatctggttcttgTTCGGACCATTTTGTCAAATTTTTAAAAGCCTTTTTCATATCTTCTTCATTAGGTAGAGTATCTAATCTCGACAACGACGATTCATCTTCGGCCATATTGTTTTCCGCTTCCATGCATTttgataaaaattcatttacgctttgttcgcatgcttgttctcCAGTGATTACGCCAATGATTTCCTGTAGATTGGGTTCCAACGGATCTCCTGGCTCTTCTTTTATCGTACTTTCTTCGGGGAtttgtttaataatatttttccatgcgtTTCGGATACTCGTGGCACTTATTTCTGTCCACGCATCATGCAACAAATCAATGCAATCCTTAAGGTCGTAATCTAAATAAAATTCCCGTGCCCCACCAGGAAAGCTCAATACACGGTGCAACATTTTATGTCGGAAGGACTTTTTAACGTTTTCGATTATCCCCTGGTTCATGGGTTGAAGGAAAAAGGTTGTATTCTGGGGTAAAAGCATGATTTGAAACTGATCATCCTGCTGGAATTTTTCAGCTAATTGTAGTTTATGCCGACAATTATTTAAAAGGAGGATAACTTTTCCGCTAGTACCGGTCTCCGATTGATGCGTTTTTACGGCCGGTATAAAATGATTTTGATACCAGTCGGAAAAAATGTCTTGGTCTATCCAAGCTTGCGGTTGTGCTCTATAAATTACGGGTAGACTGTCTTTGCAGTGTTTTAATTCTTttggattttttattttatgaatAAATAAAAGTGCAAGTTTGTGACTTCCTGTAGCGTTGACGCATAAGCCCACGGTTGCCCGATCCTCTTCGAACGTTGTTCCCTCGATGTTTCTCTCTTCGTTATTTGTTGAAATCTTCGTAGGAAGAGCCTTCCACAAGAGAGCAGTCACATCCATGTTGTAAATGTTCCTGCATTCAATTCCCTCTTGCTCAATTCGTCGCGCGAAATCATTTACAAATTGTTGCGCGACTGTTGTATCTTTCTTTTTGTTGGGGTCGTTTATTAAACGGATTCCGTGGCGATTCTTGAACTTCCATAGCCAGCCTTTGCTCGCTTTGAAGATAGGTTTCGATGGTCCTCCACATTCTTTATTGAATTCTATCGCTTTCTCCagcaataataaatttgtaatcgGTTTGCCAAGCGCTTTTCGTTCCAAGTACCACATGTACATCCGGTTGTCCAATTCCTCGTTCGCCGGCTTCCGTGTATTCTTCCGCGTTCTCATCGCGACCCCTTCCTTTGCAAACTGGTACACAGCCGCTGCATTTTGTCGAATGCGTCGAATAGTAGTAGGATGAACATCATACTTAGCAGCTAATCGTCTGGCTGACGCGCCATTTTTTAATTGTTGCACAATTTCATATCTCTGCTGTATCGAGAAGACggatttattatttcttttaccAGTTGCCATCtttgtagtaaattcttggcgcACACCGAACGAATAACAGCTGTTAT
It encodes the following:
- the LOC143342118 gene encoding uncharacterized protein LOC143342118 isoform X1 encodes the protein MMFYRALQIFFHFFTIFYCVTGETLTKKNEKRVGVRNNYQMCLDSFVIHRDKIIRTYESRDMGAKYLNENDVDSKDECQKFCCSTEGCDVFIFEEKKPGNCYLFQCGPLHNFKCKFTSHANYSSAVRTNYNTQSNTQQEEEIRISQQEHELKSLRKLADPAQAEYSFTEPPIKLSATVTPKLLPTTPPLVKQACSRNQYECRSSGDCIAVYNVCDGIPQCADGSDEAATDLVCPTEKPTISPSMIQGPQPPQPLLPVDIKKYQQMIDQHKSLAPLYARVPEVNPKPWELPNLGHQMIPQQQQQPLLYPAQQMEIPQLYKSFGVPRYQWDHQPMYEQNKDIYNPVNSFHEQSNLNPYEQDQSHIFNHKGSSVIGEKEADTGTYLDLRYPYASHFVSPNRVPWQNTQVFPSPSPIPNVQQKQINEADKNVVSTTTPPCDVSHEQTDAPIKGQEIEEVNRQGEEHVVHEKEVNQNNIKQSTLKNEAVNLNQIQVKESKEHKSLIVIKDHSREHGRNTLMAEHLKQVNENEVLRPRGAVISLALGLTITAITATLIACRLQVVRRRGRRHGPYAHDPDYLVNGMYL
- the LOC143342118 gene encoding uncharacterized protein LOC143342118 isoform X2 yields the protein MMFYRALQIFFHFFTIFYCVTGETLTKKNEKRVGVRNNYQMCLDSFVIHRDKIIRTYESRDMGAKYLNENDVDSKDECQKFCCSTEGCDVFIFEEKKPGNCYLFQCGPLHNFKCKFTSHANYSSAVRTNYNTQSNTQQEEEIRISQQEHELKSLRKLADPAQAEYSFTEPPIKLSATVTPKLLPTTPPLVKQACSRNQYECRSSGDCIAVYNVCDGIPQCADGSDEAATDLVCPTEKPTISPSMIQGPQPPQPLLPVDIKKYQQMIDQHKSLAPLYARVPEVNPKPWELPNLGHQMIPQQQQQPLLYPAQQMEIPQLYKSFGVPRYQWDHQPMYEQNKDIYNPVNSFHEQSNLNPYEQDQSHIFNHKGSSVIGEKEADTGTYLDLRYPYASHFVSPNRVPWQNTQVFPSPSPIPNVQQKQINEADKNVVSTTTPPCDVSHEQTDAPIKGQEIEEVNRQGEEHVVHEKEVNQNNIKQSTLKNEAVNLNQIQVKESKVFRLYRT